CGCTGGGCCAGGCGCGACAGCCGCCCGGGCGGGCGCTGCGGCTGGCCGGGGCGCAGCAGCCAGGCGCACATCATGGGCGTGGTGGTCAGCGAGATCAGCAGCGAAATCAGCACCGCGGCCGACAGCGTGACGGCGAACTCGCGAAACAGCCGCCCGAGCTGCCCGCCCATGAACAGCAGCGGGATGAACACCGCCACCAGCGACAGGCTGATCGACAGCACGGTGAAGCCGACCTCGCGCGCACCCAGCAGCGCGGCCTGGAAGCGGTTCATGCCCTGCTCCAGGTGGCGCGAGATGTTCTCCAGCACCACGATGGCATCGTCCACCACGAAGCCGGTGGCCACCGTCAGCGCCATCAGGCTCAGGTTGTTGAGCGAAAAGCCCAGCGCCAGCATCACGCCGAAGGTGCCCAGCAGCGAGACGATGGTGGCCACCGCCGGGATGAAGGTGGCGCGCGCGCTGCGCAGGAAGGCGCCGACCACCACCACCACCAGCACGATGGCGATCGCCAGGGTCAGCTCCACCTCGTGCAGCGAGGCGCGGATCGAGTGCGTGCGGTCGGACGCCACCGCCAGCCGGATGTCGGGCGGCAGCTCGGCCTGCAGCTCGGGCAGCAGCGCGCGCACGTTGTCCACGGTCTCGATCACGTTGGCGCCGGCCTGCAGCGTGACCAGCACGATCACCGCCGGCTCGCCGTTGAACAGGCCCAGCGTGTTGACGTTCTCCACGCTGTCGGTGACTTCGGCCACGTCGCCCAGCCGCACCGCCGCGCCGTCGCGCCAGGCGATCACCAGGCCGCGGTAGTCGGCCGCCGACAGCTTGTTGGCGCCCATGGCGATCAGCCCGCCGGGGCCCTGCAGGTTGCTGCTGGTGCTGGTGTAGATCGGCAGCCGCCGGCCGCCGGCGTCCTGCACGTCGCCCTTGGGGCGGTTGGCGCTGCCGGCCTGCAGCGCGGCGCGGATGTCCTCGGTGGCGATGCCGTACTTGTTCAGCGCGAACGGCAGCAGCTCCACCCGCACCGCCGGCTGCGAGCCACCGCCCAGCTCGACGTCGCCGACGCCCGGCACCTGGGCGATCTTCTGCTGCACCACGTTGGAGACCGCGTCGTAGACCTGCCCCGGCGAGCGGCGCGGCGAGGTCAGCGCCAGGATCAGCACCGGCGCGGCCGCCGGGTTGGCCTTGCGGTAGGTCGGGTTGCTGCGCAGGTTGGCCGGCAGGTCGGCGCGCGACGCGTTGATGGCGGCCTGCACCTCGCGCGCGGCGGCGTCGATGTTGCGGCTCAGGTCGAACTGCAGCGTCACACGCGCCGAGCCGGTGCCGCTGCGCGAAGTCATCTCGTTGACCCCGGCGATCACCCCCAGCCTGCGCTCCAGCGGCTGCGCCACGCTGGTGGCCATGGTCTCGGGGCTGGCGCCCGGCAGGCTGGCGCTGACCGAGATCACCGGCAGGTCCACCTGCGGCAGCGAGGCCACCGGCAGGTTGAAGAAGGCCGCGATGCCCGCCAGCGCGATCCACACCGTCAGCAGCACCGTGCCGACCGGGCGGCGGATGAAGGGCGCCGAGAGGTTCACCGCAGCACCCGGGCTCCGTCGGCGTCATCCCCGGGCAGGCGGGAATGGGCCGGTTGCGGACGGCGCCAGCGCTGCCCCAGCCGCTCGAACCACAGGTAGATCACCGGCGTGGTGAACAGCGTCAGCAGCTGGCTGAGCACCAGCCCGCCGAAGATCGCCAGGCCAAGCGGGCGGCGCAACTCGGCGCCCTCGCCCCAGCCCAGCATCAGCGGGATCGCCGCGCCGAGCGCCGCCAGCGTGGTCATCAGGATCGGCCGGAAGCGCAGCAGCGCCGCCTGGTGGATCGCCTCCTGCGCCGGCTTGCCCTGCTCGCGCTGCGCATCGAGCGCGAAGTCGATCATCATGATCGCGTTCTTCTTGACGATGCCGATCAGCAGGATGATGCCGATGATGCCCACCACGCCCAGGGCGCTGCCGGTCAGCATCAGCGCCAGCAGCGCACCGACTCCCGCCGAGGGCAGCGTGGACAGGATGGTCAGCGGGTGCACGTAGCTCTCGTACAGCACGCCCAGCACGATGTACACGCACACCACCGCCGCCAGGATCAACCACAGCTGGTTTGCCAGCGACGACTGGTAGGCCGCCGCCGAGCCCAGGAAGTTCAGGCTCACCGAGGTGGGCAGCGCGGCTTCCTTCGCCGCCTGCCGCACCGCCGCCACCGCCTGCCCCAGCGACACGCCCGGCGCGGTGTCGAAGCCCACCGTCGCCGACGGGTACTGGGCCACGTGCGTGATCTGCAGCGGCGCGCGCTTCTCGCTGATGCGGGCGATGGCCGACAGCGGCGTCGAGCCGCCCGAGCCGGTGCGCAGCTGGATGCCGGCCAGCACCTGGGGCGTGGCGCTGGCCTCCGGCCGCGCCTCCAGGATCACCCGGTACTGGTTGGTCTGGGTGAAGATGGTCGAGACGATGCGCTGGCCGAAGGCGCTGTACAAGGCCTCGTCGATGGCCGCCGCCGTGATGTTCAGGCGTGCAGCCGTGTCGCGGTCGACGTCGACGTAGATGGCCGCCCCGCTGGCGCCGGCATCGGTCACCGGGTTGCGCACCTGCGGCACCGCCTGCAGGCGCTGCACCAGCCGCTCGGCCCACTGGTGGACGCTGGCGCTGTCGGCGCCCTCCAGCGCGAAGCGGTACTGGGTCGGGCCGGACTCGGCATCGATGGTCAGGTCCTGCACCGGCTGCAGGTACAGCGTGGCGCCCGGCACCTGGTGGGCCCGCTGGCGCAGCCGCTCCAGCAGCGCCGGCTGGTCGCCGCGGCTGCTGGTCAAATTGATCAGCAGCCGGCCGGTGTGCAGCATGGTGTTGTTGGCCGCGTCGACGCCGACGAAGCTGGCGATGCTGGCCACTTCCGGCTCTTCCAGCAGGGCCTGCACCACCTCCTGCTGCAGCTGCGCCATCCGCGGATAAGCGATCGATTCCTGCGCCTCCACCCGAGCCTGCAGCTGGCCGCTGTTCTGGGTCGGGAACAGCTCCTTGGGGATGACGACGTACAGCAGCACGGTCAGCACCAGCGTGCCCAGCGCCACCAGCAGGGTCAGGGTCTGGCGCTGCAGCACCCAGACCAGCGCCCGGTCGTAGTGGTGGATCAGGCGGTCGAAGCGGCGCTGCAGCCGCGCGCCCAGCCCGGTGCCGGCCGCCTCGCCGCCGGGGTGCGCCTTCAGCCAGCGCGCCGACATCATCGGCACCAGGGTCAGCGACACCACCGCGGAGATCAGGATGGTGATGGCCAGCGTGACGGCGAATTCGCGGAACAGCCGCCCGACCACGTCGCCCATGAACAGCAGCGGGATCAGCACCGCGATCAGCGACACCGTCAGCGAGATGATGGTGAAGCCGATCTCGCTGGCGCCCTCGATCGCCGCGTCCAGCGGGCGCTTGCCCATTTCCAGGTGCCGCTGCACGTTCTCGATCATCACGATCGCGTCGTCGACCACGAAGCCGCTGGCGATGGTCAGCGCCATCAGCGACAGGTTGTTCAGGCTGTACCCCATCAGGTACATCACGCCGCAGGCGCCCACCAGCGAGATCGGCACCGCCAGGCTGGCGATGACGGTGGCGCGCGGGCTGTGCAGGAAGGCGAAGATCACCAGCACCACCAGCAGCACCGCCAGCACCAGCTCGATCTGCACGTGCTGCACCGAGGCGCGGATGCCGGTGGTACGGTCGGACAGCACGTCCACGTGCAGCGCCGCCGGCAGCCCGGCCATCAGCTCGGGCAGGCGCTGCTGGATGGCGTCGACGGTGGCGATCACGTTGGCGCCCGGCTGGCGCTGCACGTTCAGGATGATGGCCGGCTCGACCCGCCCATCCCGGGCCGACCAGGCGCCCAGCTTGACGTTCTCGGCGCTCTCCACCACCTGCGCCACCTGGCGCAGGCGGATCGGCGCGCCGTTGCGGTAGCTGACGACCAGGTTGGCGTAGTCCTCGGCGGCGAGCAGCTGGTCGTTGGAGTTGATGGTCCAGGACCGGGCGGTGCCGTCGATGCTGCCCTTGGCGCCATTGGCGTTGGCGGCGTTGATCGCGCTGCGGACGTTGTCCAGCGTCAGCCCGTAGGACGCCAGCTCGCGGGTGTTGACCTGCACGCGCACGGCGGGCCGCTGTCCGCCCGCCAGCGTGACCAGGCCGACCCCCGGCACCTGGCTGATCTTCAGCGCCAGCCGGGTGTTGACCAGGTTCTGCACGTCCGGCAGCGGCATCTGGTCGGAGGTGATGGCCAGGGTCAGCACCGGCGCGTCGGCCGGGTTGACCTTGGCGTAGATCGGCGGTGCCGGCAGGTCGGCCGGCAGCAGCGTGGCGCCGGCGTTGATCGCGGCCTGCACCTGCTGCTCGGCGACGTCGAGCGCCAGGCCCAGGCTGAACTGCAGCGTGACGATGGACACGCCCGCCGCGCTGGTCGAACTCATGCGCGCCAGGCCGGCCATCTGGCCGAACTGCCGCTCCAGCGGCGCGGTGACGGTCTGGGCCATCACCTCCGGGCTGGCGCCGGGGTACAGCGTCTGCACCTGGATGGTCGGGTAGTCGACCTGCGGCAGCGCCGACAGCGGCATCAGCCGCAGCCCGACCAGGCCGGCCAGCACGATCGCCAGCATCAGCAGCGAGGTCGCCACCGGGCGCAGGATGAAGGGACGGGAGGGACTCATTGGCCGCCCGAGCGGCGCTGCTGCTGCAGTTGCTGCCAGCGCTCCATGGCCTGCGGCTCGCCGCGGTCGATGGCTTCCAGGAATCGCTTGCGTCGATCGAGCTGGGCGGGGTCGCCCTGGGCGGCATCGAGCAGGCGCTGGCGCTGCTCGGGGGTCGGCCCGGCGATCGCGGCGCGCGGGGTCGCGCCGGCATCGGCCGGCGACCGGCTGGCGACCGCGGGGCCGCCATTCGCCCGCGCCGCGCCGGCGCCGTCCGGCCCCGGGGCCGGCGTGGCGCCCGGGGCACCGCCGCGCGGCGCGGAAGCCCCCGGGGCGGGTGCACCGCGCGCACCCGCGGCACCGGGACGCGGCCCCTCGCCCGGCAAGGCCACGCGCGAGCCGTCGCGCAGGCGGTCGGCGCCTTCCGTGACCACGCGCTCGCCGGCCTGCAGGCCGCTAGTGACCTGCACGCGATCGGCCGTCGCCTCGCCGCGCCGCACGTTGCGCAGCTGCACGGTGCGGTCGTCCTTGAGCACGAACACGTAGTCGCCGTTGGCGCCGGTGCGCAGCGCCGCCAGCGGGACGGTCACGGCGCCCTCGACGGTGCGCAGCCGCAGCTGCACGTTGACGAACTGGTTGGGAAAGAGCGCCTGCCCGGCGTTGTCGAAGCGGGCCTTGGCGCGCACCGTGCCGGTCTGCACGTCCACCTGGTTGTCCAGCGACTGGTAGCGGCCGGTCTCCAGCTCGCGGCTGCGCGTGCTGTCCAGCGCTCGCACCGGCAGCGCCTCGGCGCGTGCCGCCTGCACCAGCGCGCCGACCCGGTCCTGCGGGATGGCGAACTCCACGTCGATCGGCGAGAGCTGGGTGACCACCGCGATGCCGTTGGTGTCGCTGGGGCCGACCACGTTGCCCACGTCCACCGTGCGCAGGCCGACCCGGCCGGTGATCGGCGAAACCACGCGCGTGTAGCCCAGGTTCAGCCGCGCCGTCGCCTCGTTCGCCTTGGACACCACGACCGCCGCTTCCAGCTGCTTGACCAGCGCGGCCTGGGTGTCGACCTCCTGCCGCGCGATCGAATCCTGCTCCAGCAGGGTGCGGAAGCGCTGCAGCGTGACCCGCGCCGCATCGAGCTGGGCCTCGTCGCGCATGCGCTGGCCGGTGGCCTGCTGCAGCGCCATCTCGAACTGGCGCGGGTCGATGGTGGCCAGCAACTCGCCCTGGCGCACCGCCTGGCCTTCCTTGTAGTGCACCTGCAGCAGCACGCCCGAGACCTGCGGGCGCACCCGCACCGTGGCGAGCGGGCTCACGGTGCCGAGCGCGTCCAGCGTGACCGGGATGTCGGAGCGTTCGGCCACGGCCACCCCGACGGTGGTGGCCGGGCCGCCGCGCCCGGCGCCGAAACCCGGCCCGCCGGCCGGCGCGGCCGGCTGCCGGGTCAGGCTCCAGGCCAGCCAGGCCAGGCCCCCCACCAGCAGCAGCGCGACCAGGCTGCCCAGCAGCTTGCCGCGCCGGCCCAGGCGGCGGGGCGGTGGATGCGCGGATTCGGCAGGAGCGGAGCGGTCGGATTCGCGGGTGGGGTCGGATTGCATTCTTCTGGGTAAGTCCGGGGCGGGGCCGGCTCTGCCGTCGCCGCGCACCGTGCGGCGGTCGCCTGCGACTGTAGGGCCTTTGCGCAGGCCGGGCTTGCCAGGGCAGCTTGCCCCGCCCAGGTGTCGCCCGCTTGGCCCCCAGGTTTCGGAATTGCAAACGTGTGTATGCGCGGGTCCTCCGCCCCTGCCTGCACGGGGGGGCCGGATTGGCGCGGAGGATGGCTTCGAGCGGGCCGTGGCGGGCTCAGTGGCCCGAGCCGCCGATCAGGACGTGATCACCGCCAGCACGCTGCAGGGCGAGTGCTCGATCAGGGCGCCGGAGATGGAGCCGCGCCACCAGCGGGCGGCCCAGCTGTCGAGGTGCTTGTGGCCGACGATGATGAGGTTGGCCTCGACCTTGCGCGCGTACCGGGTGATCTCTTCCACCGCCTCGCCGGTGACGACCTCGCCGCGGGCGGGATGGCCGGTCTGCTCGAGCCGGCGCAGGCCGTCCTGCAGGATGGCCTGGTACTTGGCGCGCTCGCGCTCCTCCAGTTCGACGTCGTACACGCCGCCCTCGAGCCCGACGAAGCTCATGGCCGACGGCATCACCGCCACCAGGAACAGCTCGGCGCCGGACCATTGCGCGACTTCGCGGCAATCGAGCAGCGCCTTCTGGCCGGCATCGCTGCCGTCGTAGGCCAACAGGATTCGCTTGTACATGCGGGTCTCCCGGGAGTGCTGGGTGGATCCAACCTTACCGCCGCGCAGCCGGGCCGCCACAGGGCATTAACCCGATGCTGGCACCGCAAGGCCAGCTCAAGCAATGAGGCCATCGAGGACGCCGGCGTCGAAGTGGGTGTCGATGAAGGCGGCCAGGCCGTCGAACACGGCATCGAGTCCGGGCCCCGTCGAACCGAACAGCGCGCCGAGAAGCGCCGGATCCTCGAACAGGCCATGCAGGTACACGCCCAGCACGTTGCCTGCGGCGTTCTGCCAGGCCAGGCCCTGCGCCATCGCCACGCGTGCGAGCGCCATCCCGGCGTGCTGGGCGGTGCGGCCATGGCGGATCTCGTAGCCGCGCACCGGCAGGCCCGAGAGCGCCGACCACGGACCCTGCAGCGGGCCGAAGCGCGCCTGCGTGCGCCGCACCGTCTTGTCGGGCGCGAAGGCGGTCACCAGCGGCAGCAGGCCGAGGCCCGGCCCGTTGCCGTCGATGCCGTGCGGATCGACCAGCGCCTCGCCCAGCATCTGCAGCCCGCCGCAGATGCCCAGCACCGCACCACCGCCCTCCGCGTGGGCGGCGATCGCCGGCGCCAGCCGCTGCGCGCGCAGCCAGGCCAGGTCGCTGCTGGTGTGCTTGGAGCCGGGCAGCACGATCCAGTCCGCGCCGTCGAGTTCCGCGGGGCTGCGCGCCCAGCGCACCCGCACGCCGGGCAGTGCGAACAGCGGCTGGAACTCGTCGTGGTTGCTGATGCGCGGGTAGGCGACGATGGCCACGGTCGTGCGCCCCCTGCCGCCGGCCGGGCCGGGCTGCGCTGCCGGCTCGTCGATCGCCAGCCCGTCCTCCTGCGGCAGGCCGTGCCCGCGCCACATCGGCAGCGTCGCCACGGTCGGCACGCCGGTGAGCTGCTGCAGCTGCTGCGGGCCGGGCGCCAGCAGCGCCGCATCGCCGCGGAACTTGTTCAGCACGAAGCCGCGCATCAGCCTGCGCTCGCGCTCGTCCAGCAGCGCCCAGGTGCCGTACAGGTGGGCGAACGCGCCGCCGCGGTCGATGTCGGTGACCAGCAGGCAGCGCGCATCCGCATGCAGCGCGGTGCGCAGGTTGACGATGTCGTCGTCCTTCAGGTTGATCTCGGCCGGCGATCCCGCGCCCTCGATCACCACCACGTCGTTCTGCGCCCGCAGCTCGTCGAGCGCTGCGGCCACCTGCGGCCACACGCGGGCGCTGCGCCCGCGCCAGGGCGTGCGCGACAGGCCTTCGTCGACTTGCCCGAGCAGGACCACCTGGCTGCGCGTGTCGGACTCGGGCTTGAGCAGCAGCGGGTTCATGCGCACGTCCGGCTCGGCCCGCGCCGCCAGCGCCTGGAAGTACTGCGCGCTGCCGATCTCGCCGCCGGCCACCACGCGCGCGTTGTTGCTCATGTTCTGCGCCTTGAACGGCGCCACCGTCAGGCCCTGGCGCGCGTAGCGGCGGCACAGGGCGGTGGCCAGCCAGCTCTTGCCGGCGCCGCTGGTGGTGCCCAGCACCATGACGCAGCGCGCGGTCATCGCCGGGCCTTTGCCGCGGCGCGCCGGGCCCTGGGCTCGCAGGCGATGCGGCGGCTCATGGTTCGGCCAGCGCCACCCAGTGGCGATCCAGCGCGTGGACCCGGATGCGGCCGTCGAACACCTGGCGCACGGCTTCGTGGGTGGCGCCGTCGTGCGTCGGTCCGTGGTGCAGCACGCGCCCGTCGGCCACCACCAGCAGGTCGTCCGCACGCAGCGCCAGCGTGAGCTCGTGCAGCACGGTGACGGCGGTGCCGCCGCCGGCCACGTGGCGGCGCACCAGCGCCAGCACGTCGGCCTGGTGCGGCGGGTCCAGGTTGGCCAGCGGCTCGTCCATCAGCAGCACCGGCGCCTGCACCGCCAGCGCACGGGCCAGCAGCACGCGCTGGCGCTCGCCGCCGGACAACTGGCCGAGCGGCCGCGCCCGCCAGTCCCAGCACTGGGTCTGGCGCATCGCGTCCTCCACGCCGG
The sequence above is a segment of the Ramlibacter tataouinensis genome. Coding sequences within it:
- a CDS encoding efflux RND transporter permease subunit, whose protein sequence is MSPSRPFILRPVATSLLMLAIVLAGLVGLRLMPLSALPQVDYPTIQVQTLYPGASPEVMAQTVTAPLERQFGQMAGLARMSSTSAAGVSIVTLQFSLGLALDVAEQQVQAAINAGATLLPADLPAPPIYAKVNPADAPVLTLAITSDQMPLPDVQNLVNTRLALKISQVPGVGLVTLAGGQRPAVRVQVNTRELASYGLTLDNVRSAINAANANGAKGSIDGTARSWTINSNDQLLAAEDYANLVVSYRNGAPIRLRQVAQVVESAENVKLGAWSARDGRVEPAIILNVQRQPGANVIATVDAIQQRLPELMAGLPAALHVDVLSDRTTGIRASVQHVQIELVLAVLLVVLVIFAFLHSPRATVIASLAVPISLVGACGVMYLMGYSLNNLSLMALTIASGFVVDDAIVMIENVQRHLEMGKRPLDAAIEGASEIGFTIISLTVSLIAVLIPLLFMGDVVGRLFREFAVTLAITILISAVVSLTLVPMMSARWLKAHPGGEAAGTGLGARLQRRFDRLIHHYDRALVWVLQRQTLTLLVALGTLVLTVLLYVVIPKELFPTQNSGQLQARVEAQESIAYPRMAQLQQEVVQALLEEPEVASIASFVGVDAANNTMLHTGRLLINLTSSRGDQPALLERLRQRAHQVPGATLYLQPVQDLTIDAESGPTQYRFALEGADSASVHQWAERLVQRLQAVPQVRNPVTDAGASGAAIYVDVDRDTAARLNITAAAIDEALYSAFGQRIVSTIFTQTNQYRVILEARPEASATPQVLAGIQLRTGSGGSTPLSAIARISEKRAPLQITHVAQYPSATVGFDTAPGVSLGQAVAAVRQAAKEAALPTSVSLNFLGSAAAYQSSLANQLWLILAAVVCVYIVLGVLYESYVHPLTILSTLPSAGVGALLALMLTGSALGVVGIIGIILLIGIVKKNAIMMIDFALDAQREQGKPAQEAIHQAALLRFRPILMTTLAALGAAIPLMLGWGEGAELRRPLGLAIFGGLVLSQLLTLFTTPVIYLWFERLGQRWRRPQPAHSRLPGDDADGARVLR
- a CDS encoding cobyric acid synthase — protein: MTARCVMVLGTTSGAGKSWLATALCRRYARQGLTVAPFKAQNMSNNARVVAGGEIGSAQYFQALAARAEPDVRMNPLLLKPESDTRSQVVLLGQVDEGLSRTPWRGRSARVWPQVAAALDELRAQNDVVVIEGAGSPAEINLKDDDIVNLRTALHADARCLLVTDIDRGGAFAHLYGTWALLDERERRLMRGFVLNKFRGDAALLAPGPQQLQQLTGVPTVATLPMWRGHGLPQEDGLAIDEPAAQPGPAGGRGRTTVAIVAYPRISNHDEFQPLFALPGVRVRWARSPAELDGADWIVLPGSKHTSSDLAWLRAQRLAPAIAAHAEGGGAVLGICGGLQMLGEALVDPHGIDGNGPGLGLLPLVTAFAPDKTVRRTQARFGPLQGPWSALSGLPVRGYEIRHGRTAQHAGMALARVAMAQGLAWQNAAGNVLGVYLHGLFEDPALLGALFGSTGPGLDAVFDGLAAFIDTHFDAGVLDGLIA
- a CDS encoding efflux RND transporter periplasmic adaptor subunit; this encodes MQSDPTRESDRSAPAESAHPPPRRLGRRGKLLGSLVALLLVGGLAWLAWSLTRQPAAPAGGPGFGAGRGGPATTVGVAVAERSDIPVTLDALGTVSPLATVRVRPQVSGVLLQVHYKEGQAVRQGELLATIDPRQFEMALQQATGQRMRDEAQLDAARVTLQRFRTLLEQDSIARQEVDTQAALVKQLEAAVVVSKANEATARLNLGYTRVVSPITGRVGLRTVDVGNVVGPSDTNGIAVVTQLSPIDVEFAIPQDRVGALVQAARAEALPVRALDSTRSRELETGRYQSLDNQVDVQTGTVRAKARFDNAGQALFPNQFVNVQLRLRTVEGAVTVPLAALRTGANGDYVFVLKDDRTVQLRNVRRGEATADRVQVTSGLQAGERVVTEGADRLRDGSRVALPGEGPRPGAAGARGAPAPGASAPRGGAPGATPAPGPDGAGAARANGGPAVASRSPADAGATPRAAIAGPTPEQRQRLLDAAQGDPAQLDRRKRFLEAIDRGEPQAMERWQQLQQQRRSGGQ
- a CDS encoding universal stress protein — encoded protein: MYKRILLAYDGSDAGQKALLDCREVAQWSGAELFLVAVMPSAMSFVGLEGGVYDVELEERERAKYQAILQDGLRRLEQTGHPARGEVVTGEAVEEITRYARKVEANLIIVGHKHLDSWAARWWRGSISGALIEHSPCSVLAVITS
- a CDS encoding ABC transporter ATP-binding protein; protein product: MNRAVPALAAQGLRVTLAGREVLRGVDLSLPQGRWTAVVGPNGAGKTTLLKALAQLLPVQGRVDLLGRPVPDWPRRERARALAWLGQGQEAGAEDLRAWDVAMLGRLPHHPWLAAPTAADHAGVEDAMRQTQCWDWRARPLGQLSGGERQRVLLARALAVQAPVLLMDEPLANLDPPHQADVLALVRRHVAGGGTAVTVLHELTLALRADDLLVVADGRVLHHGPTHDGATHEAVRQVFDGRIRVHALDRHWVALAEP